Proteins encoded in a region of the Plasmodium vivax scf_4882 genomic scaffold, whole genome shotgun sequence genome:
- a CDS encoding variable surface protein Vir7-like (encoded by transcript PVX_048690A), with translation MPEETSDTYYNYDDYIHFKSKFEDQDSVSIDIEIIKRNSVIDTINEHVRDALTHQCHKLKEFLLYIDSNDKNNLTKCCSYINYHLTNKIQGSVYKQKEDTFAHFKKFLQYDPELKSNVCTSQMKYLDDGIYKKMKLLYNLYDSYEVLNYKIDSKNDTHFCTEFNDLFTDYSKIIDAYKISDSKFLFMELKNIKCLIEKNKLMSKRNCEKKISDLTLPKEGDGDFLKPCKEIDEGEQPKNRVSEQVITGVSGQEGTEPLAQHKTDRAPEEITGELAEQGKRLIVNGREELSSEMHPSSSGTYPDVGFQEMRSMEAPPEDSPPTVTSKTIATTASVAAIFVPSYLMYKVNMIMIEKLNFTPTRSLINKLLGRKTNIGYNNIRESDLMDNFPHTEHFNYERNKYNISYRPA, from the exons ATGCCTGAAGAAACTAGTGATACG TATTATAACTATGATGAttacattcattttaaatCAAAATTCGAAGATCAGGACAGTGTTTCAATTGAtattgaaattataaaaagaaattcggTTATTGATACTATAAACGAACATGTACGAGATGCCCTTACACATCAATGCCATAAACtaaaagaatttttattatatattgatagtaatgataaaaataatctcACTAAGTGCTGTAGTTATATTAATTACCATCTTACTAATAAAATTCAAGGCTCtgtatataaacaaaaagaagatacatttgcacatttcaAGAAGTTTTTGCAGTATGATCCCGAACTTAAGAGTAATGTATGTACATCCCAAATGAAATACTTGGACGatggaatatataaaaaaatgaagctaTTGTATAACCTTTATGATAGCTATGAAGttcttaattataaaattgattcaaaaaatgatacacatttttgcacagaatttaatgatttatttaCAGATTACAGTAAAATTATAGACGCATATAAAATATCTGatagtaaatttttatttatggagttaaaaaatattaaatgtttaattgaaaagaataaattaatGTCTAAAagaaattgtgaaaaaaagatATCAGATTTAACCTTACCCAAAGAAGGGGACGGAGATTTTCTGAAACCCTGCAAAGAAATCGATGAAGGAGAACAACCAAAAAATAGAGTATCAGAACAAGTAATCACTGGAGTATCAGGACAAGAAGGCACTGAACCATTAGCACAACATAAGACTGATAGAGCTCCAGAAGAAATAACTGGAGAATTAGCAGAACAAGGAAAAAGACTTATAGTAAATGGAAGAGAAGAATTATCCTCTGAAATGCATCCCAGTTCATCAGGTACTTATCCAGATGTAGGCTTTCAGGAAATGAGAAGTATGGAAGCTCCTCCAGAAGATTCTCCCCCTACTGTAACATCCAAAACTATAGCTACTACTGCCTCAGTTGCAGCAATATTTGTTCCATCTTATCTGATGTACAAAGTAAATATGATCATGATTGAAAAATTGAAT TTTACACCTACTAGGtctttaataaataaattactaggaaggaaaacaaatataggatacaataatataagaGAGTCAGATTTAATGGATAATTTTCCCCATActgaacattttaattacgagagaaataaatataatatatcgtATCGACCTGCATAA